One Armatimonadota bacterium DNA window includes the following coding sequences:
- a CDS encoding aminoacyl-tRNA hydrolase — MRLGFKRRETVDRLIVGLGNPGPDYAGTRHNVGFWVVSALAKRHGIALDQHRCRSRYGLGKIGDNKVILAQPMTFMNLSGEAVSQLMKHYSVGLDALLIVYDDAALPVGTLRIRASGSSGGQKGMKSIISWVGGEEFARLRVGIGSPGQSDEMVDHVLSQFSESERPIVEETIEHAADAVEAWLSTPIDQAMGRFNRSFLPESD, encoded by the coding sequence ATGCGCCTTGGCTTCAAACGACGCGAGACTGTCGATCGCCTCATTGTGGGATTGGGCAACCCCGGCCCCGACTATGCGGGCACGCGGCACAATGTCGGATTCTGGGTCGTTTCCGCTTTGGCCAAGCGTCATGGGATCGCTTTAGACCAACATCGATGCCGCAGCCGATATGGCCTGGGCAAGATTGGCGACAATAAAGTAATCCTTGCTCAGCCGATGACCTTTATGAACCTGAGCGGGGAGGCGGTTTCGCAATTGATGAAGCATTATTCGGTCGGCCTGGACGCGCTTCTAATCGTTTACGACGATGCGGCGCTGCCCGTCGGTACGCTTCGCATCCGCGCATCCGGCTCGTCCGGCGGACAAAAAGGCATGAAGTCGATCATCTCTTGGGTTGGCGGAGAAGAGTTCGCCCGGCTGCGGGTCGGCATTGGCTCTCCGGGGCAGTCCGATGAGATGGTCGATCATGTGCTGTCGCAGTTTTCGGAATCGGAGCGCCCCATTGTAGAAGAGACGATCGAGCACGCCGCCGATGCCGTCGAAGCCTGGCTTTCGACGCCGATCGATCAGGCGATGGGTCGATTTAATCGTTCGTTTTTGCCGGAATCGGATTAG
- a CDS encoding zf-HC2 domain-containing protein, producing MTNDRCDLQRIHDYAEGYLDPTEVARAAEHLRSCESCREAMREWQAVSDFIAGMPVLNAPPARPYWTARSEVWAPMRAAALWLLVALPVALSIQFAPDRQMIAGIAADPQRSVAAPFEWVSNGANHAWRLISQW from the coding sequence ATGACGAACGATAGATGCGATTTGCAGCGCATTCACGACTACGCCGAAGGATATCTCGACCCGACCGAGGTAGCGCGAGCAGCCGAGCATTTGCGATCGTGCGAGAGCTGTCGCGAGGCAATGCGCGAGTGGCAAGCCGTGTCCGACTTTATCGCGGGCATGCCCGTATTGAACGCTCCGCCCGCACGGCCATATTGGACAGCAAGATCAGAAGTTTGGGCACCGATGCGAGCCGCCGCGCTTTGGCTGTTAGTTGCTTTGCCGGTTGCGTTGTCGATACAGTTTGCGCCAGATCGCCAAATGATCGCCGGGATAGCGGCAGACCCTCAACGATCGGTCGCTGCGCCCTTCGAATGGGTCAGCAACGGCGCCAATCACGCCTGGAGGTTGATCTCTCAATGGTAA
- a CDS encoding sigma-70 family RNA polymerase sigma factor has translation MKDDRALAVLCANGDREAFDELARRYRDRVYTLAFRMLGSASQAEDLTQDALMRAYTRLAMYDPERPFGVWLLNLTARLCLNAIRDRKSDIAKVERYGKAWRPETGVDERVEQRERERTLQRLLLRLQPDHRAAALLRYWEGLDVAEVAQALNAPVGTIKTWLFRARENLRIWLKEEGWQE, from the coding sequence ATGAAAGACGACCGCGCCTTGGCCGTACTGTGCGCCAATGGGGACAGGGAAGCCTTTGACGAATTGGCGCGACGCTATCGCGACCGGGTTTACACCCTGGCGTTCAGAATGTTAGGCTCGGCGAGTCAAGCCGAGGACTTGACCCAGGATGCGCTGATGCGGGCGTACACACGGCTGGCTATGTACGATCCCGAGCGGCCGTTCGGAGTGTGGCTTCTAAACCTGACGGCGCGCCTGTGCTTGAACGCGATCAGGGATCGCAAGTCGGACATCGCCAAAGTCGAGCGATATGGCAAGGCTTGGCGGCCCGAAACAGGCGTGGACGAGCGCGTTGAGCAGCGCGAGCGGGAAAGAACTCTGCAGAGGTTGTTGCTTCGCTTGCAGCCGGATCATCGCGCAGCCGCTCTGCTGAGATATTGGGAGGGTTTGGACGTGGCAGAAGTAGCCCAAGCGCTGAACGCGCCGGTCGGAACGATCAAGACCTGGCTGTTCCGAGCAAGAGAGAATTTGAGAATCTGGCTGAAGGAAGAAGGGTGGCAAGAATGA
- a CDS encoding PspA/IM30 family protein: protein MFKAIGRLWRYLVAWFTGKVESLEDPDVLLDQARREMQEALAKNRERAIQAITQKNLLQAEVEKLEKVTRDLNAKAELALKQGNRELAMQLVREKKAQEGALVSMKESLQTAAQTVESVKTAIRRQEEETRVKTAQALAMKARWKQAQVQTAINKALEGLSVENIESSWETASQKIQRAEAETKARSEMASNSLTGRLAELQDAQVDVEAEEELKKMEERLGLRTAEAEAVVEQTVSVGGDAPAAAPNIAESDVLKELDELEQKIQSGQSETKEP from the coding sequence ATGTTTAAGGCGATTGGAAGGCTGTGGCGCTACTTAGTAGCGTGGTTTACGGGCAAGGTGGAGAGCCTGGAAGACCCGGACGTTTTGTTGGACCAGGCACGGCGCGAAATGCAAGAGGCCCTGGCCAAGAATCGCGAGCGCGCAATCCAAGCGATCACCCAGAAGAACCTGTTGCAGGCCGAGGTCGAGAAGCTTGAGAAGGTAACGCGCGACCTAAATGCTAAAGCCGAACTCGCGCTCAAACAGGGCAATCGAGAGCTTGCCATGCAACTGGTGAGAGAAAAGAAGGCTCAAGAGGGCGCGCTGGTCAGCATGAAGGAATCGCTCCAGACGGCCGCCCAGACGGTCGAGTCGGTCAAAACCGCGATCAGACGACAAGAGGAAGAAACCCGCGTCAAGACCGCTCAAGCCTTGGCCATGAAAGCGCGTTGGAAGCAAGCTCAGGTTCAGACCGCGATCAACAAGGCATTGGAAGGACTGAGCGTCGAGAACATCGAATCGAGCTGGGAGACCGCTTCTCAAAAGATTCAGCGCGCCGAAGCCGAAACAAAGGCTCGCTCCGAAATGGCGTCTAACAGTCTGACCGGCCGCCTCGCAGAGCTTCAAGACGCTCAAGTCGACGTCGAAGCCGAGGAAGAACTGAAAAAGATGGAAGAGCGGCTTGGTCTCCGAACCGCAGAAGCGGAGGCCGTCGTCGAGCAGACCGTCAGCGTTGGCGGCGACGCTCCGGCAGCGGCTCCCAACATCGCCGAATCGGACGTGCTGAAGGAATTGGACGAGCTGGAACAGAAGATTCAGAGCGGACAAAGCGAAACGAAAGAGCCATAG
- a CDS encoding ABC transporter permease, with translation MRTLARLWERHQTWLAPLSSLLILMTAFAIIEPRFSDPDNLRTVALQTATGGVLAIAQTLLIVCGAIDLSVGSVMALSAVMGGLTLKSGHPAFVAALACLATGLACGFVNGWITVKLRVPAFITTLGMMGAARGLALQFSGASTVYWSQPALSTLSDDTYLGLALPVWMLIAVALIIGVGLAKTVPGRYAYAIGSNAEAVRLAGVRVSRYQIGYFMIAGLLVGLAGLMTMARTGVAEPTAGEGDELKAVAASVIGGASLMGGQGTVPGALCGAFLMEALRNGCNLRDVSVEWQKVVIGALIVAAVARDRFRRKE, from the coding sequence ATGCGAACGCTGGCGCGCCTTTGGGAGCGACACCAAACATGGCTCGCGCCTCTCTCCTCGCTCTTGATCCTGATGACGGCGTTTGCCATCATCGAGCCGCGATTCTCCGACCCGGACAACTTGCGCACGGTCGCCCTGCAGACCGCGACCGGCGGCGTTCTGGCTATCGCACAAACTCTGCTGATCGTCTGCGGCGCGATCGATCTCTCGGTCGGCTCGGTCATGGCGCTCAGCGCTGTGATGGGCGGCCTGACGCTCAAATCCGGCCATCCCGCTTTTGTCGCGGCGCTTGCCTGCCTAGCCACGGGCCTTGCCTGCGGCTTTGTCAATGGTTGGATCACGGTCAAGCTGCGCGTGCCCGCCTTCATAACGACATTGGGCATGATGGGCGCCGCGCGCGGTCTCGCTCTTCAGTTTTCTGGCGCTTCCACGGTCTACTGGTCGCAGCCGGCGCTCTCGACCTTAAGCGACGATACTTATCTCGGTCTTGCTCTGCCCGTTTGGATGCTGATCGCGGTCGCCTTGATCATTGGCGTCGGGCTTGCGAAAACGGTTCCGGGCAGGTACGCTTATGCTATTGGGAGCAATGCCGAAGCCGTTCGGTTGGCCGGAGTGCGCGTCTCCCGTTACCAGATCGGGTACTTCATGATAGCCGGTTTGCTGGTCGGACTGGCGGGTCTCATGACCATGGCCCGCACCGGCGTGGCCGAGCCGACCGCGGGCGAGGGCGACGAGCTAAAGGCCGTCGCCGCTTCCGTTATAGGGGGCGCCTCGTTGATGGGCGGACAAGGAACCGTGCCCGGCGCTCTGTGCGGAGCATTTTTGATGGAGGCGCTGCGCAACGGATGCAACTTGCGCGATGTGTCGGTAGAGTGGCAGAAGGTCGTGATCGGCGCGCTCATCGTGGCCGCCGTCGCAAGAGACCGTTTTAGACGAAAGGAATAG
- a CDS encoding ABC transporter substrate-binding protein has protein sequence MTIRVGHSPDADDAFMFWALANGQVESPFQFEHILKDIQTLNDWAREGLLETTAVSVHAYAHVADKYAVLRHGGSFGDGYGPMLVSREPLDKEAIAGLEIAVPGPLTSAYLALQLYLPNPKVKFLPFDQIVPAVQRGDIPVGLIIHESQLTHQQEGLHLIEDLGAWWKRETNGLPLPLGVNVVRKDLGDEAMQEIARCMRETIRLGLERRTEALAYAMQFGRGLDVETADQFVGMYVNELTQDMGERGLQAIRLFLQMGAERGLVPPVALRLA, from the coding sequence ATGACCATAAGAGTGGGGCACAGCCCCGATGCAGACGATGCTTTCATGTTTTGGGCGCTGGCCAACGGCCAGGTCGAATCGCCCTTTCAGTTCGAGCACATACTGAAAGACATCCAAACGCTGAACGACTGGGCGCGCGAAGGACTATTGGAAACGACCGCCGTCTCCGTTCACGCTTATGCCCATGTGGCGGATAAATACGCCGTGCTGCGGCACGGCGGCAGCTTTGGAGACGGATACGGACCGATGCTGGTCAGCCGCGAGCCGCTTGACAAAGAGGCTATCGCCGGCCTGGAAATCGCGGTTCCCGGCCCGCTCACCAGCGCTTATCTGGCTCTGCAGCTCTATCTTCCCAATCCCAAAGTCAAGTTCCTGCCGTTCGATCAAATCGTGCCGGCTGTGCAAAGGGGCGACATTCCGGTCGGCCTGATCATTCATGAAAGCCAATTGACTCACCAACAAGAAGGGCTTCATTTAATCGAGGACTTGGGCGCATGGTGGAAGCGAGAGACCAACGGGTTGCCCCTGCCGCTCGGCGTTAACGTTGTGCGAAAGGATTTGGGCGACGAGGCAATGCAAGAGATCGCCCGCTGTATGAGAGAGACCATCCGCCTTGGACTGGAGCGGCGAACCGAAGCGCTGGCATACGCCATGCAGTTTGGACGAGGACTGGACGTTGAGACGGCCGATCAGTTTGTCGGGATGTACGTGAACGAGCTGACCCAGGACATGGGCGAGCGCGGACTGCAGGCTATTCGCCTCTTCCTCCAGATGGGCGCAGAGAGAGGCTTAGTCCCTCCCGTCGCCCTCCGCCTGGCCTGA
- the murJ gene encoding murein biosynthesis integral membrane protein MurJ: MMFAIFMSRVLGQLRDTVIAFQFGQNEQTDAYRAAFQLPDLLYFMVAGGALSSALIPVFSRHLQLKQEEAAWRIFSTVAILMMSVVGVLVVVAEVFAPWLVSVMFSGFDSERLEMTTSLTRIVLPSQIFFLAGGLMMATLYSRNEYLVPALGPNVYNVGIIFGGLALAGPFGIAGLAWGALLGAFVGNVLLPLWAMRRLGSRLNRKIDLKDPGARQVFKMMLPVMFGLSLPGIYMLILRMFGSHLPEGSISALDNANRQMQAPLGIVGQAVGLAIFPVMSRLAAEQDWKTFRLVLRNGLRLVWYLCLPATALLFALADDVGRLFLQYGKFKPSDTELVASALRAFSLGLFAWAGQALVARAFFSLQDGLTPTLIGSIATLAFVPLAWLLMIKMEMGPTGLALAVSIAATMQMVSMLIVLGRRVPASEGSVEPQPLLRHIGICAGASLLIGGGCFFARDTVADWLSDFQPNLASLFILLALGGAGMALYWQATQRLGLSEAQYVRKFLARKGSGQAEGDGRD, translated from the coding sequence ATGATGTTCGCCATTTTTATGAGCCGCGTGCTCGGCCAACTGCGCGATACCGTCATTGCGTTTCAGTTCGGCCAGAACGAGCAAACCGACGCCTATCGCGCAGCCTTTCAATTGCCCGACCTGCTCTACTTTATGGTTGCGGGCGGCGCGCTCTCGTCTGCGCTGATTCCAGTCTTTTCCAGGCATTTGCAGCTGAAGCAAGAAGAGGCCGCCTGGAGGATTTTTTCAACGGTCGCTATCCTGATGATGTCGGTCGTCGGCGTGTTGGTCGTCGTCGCAGAGGTGTTCGCGCCATGGTTGGTGTCGGTCATGTTCTCGGGCTTTGATTCGGAACGTTTGGAGATGACGACATCGCTCACGCGGATCGTGCTGCCTTCGCAGATTTTCTTCTTGGCGGGCGGCCTGATGATGGCCACGCTCTATTCCCGCAATGAGTATCTTGTTCCCGCGCTAGGCCCGAACGTTTACAATGTCGGCATCATCTTTGGCGGACTGGCGCTGGCCGGACCGTTTGGCATTGCGGGTTTGGCTTGGGGCGCCTTACTGGGGGCATTTGTCGGAAACGTCTTGTTGCCCTTGTGGGCGATGCGCCGGCTCGGGTCGAGATTGAACCGAAAAATCGATCTGAAGGACCCCGGCGCAAGACAAGTCTTCAAGATGATGCTGCCGGTGATGTTCGGGCTGTCATTACCGGGCATCTACATGCTGATCTTGCGGATGTTCGGCTCGCACTTGCCAGAAGGCTCTATCTCTGCATTGGACAACGCCAACCGTCAAATGCAGGCGCCGTTGGGGATTGTGGGCCAGGCGGTCGGGTTGGCGATCTTTCCGGTGATGTCTCGATTGGCGGCAGAGCAGGATTGGAAGACGTTTAGGCTTGTGCTTCGGAACGGTTTGCGCTTGGTTTGGTATCTCTGTCTTCCGGCGACCGCTCTGCTCTTTGCGCTGGCGGACGATGTAGGGCGGCTGTTTTTGCAGTACGGAAAGTTTAAGCCATCGGACACCGAGTTGGTGGCCTCAGCGCTGCGCGCGTTTTCGCTGGGGCTGTTCGCCTGGGCGGGCCAAGCCTTGGTAGCGCGGGCGTTTTTCTCTCTTCAAGACGGGTTGACGCCGACCCTTATCGGCAGCATTGCAACATTGGCGTTTGTGCCTTTGGCATGGCTTCTGATGATCAAGATGGAGATGGGGCCGACAGGCTTGGCATTGGCGGTCTCGATCGCCGCGACGATGCAGATGGTCAGCATGTTGATCGTGCTGGGGCGGCGCGTGCCCGCGTCGGAGGGGAGCGTCGAGCCCCAACCGTTGCTCAGGCATATCGGCATATGCGCCGGAGCGTCGCTTCTGATCGGCGGCGGCTGCTTCTTCGCCCGTGATACCGTAGCCGATTGGCTGAGCGATTTCCAGCCGAATCTTGCCTCGCTCTTTATCCTGCTTGCGCTGGGCGGCGCAGGCATGGCGCTCTATTGGCAGGCAACCCAGCGACTGGGCTTGTCCGAAGCCCAGTACGTGCGTAAGTTCTTGGCTCGAAAAGGCTCAGGCCAGGCGGAGGGCGACGGGAGGGACTAA
- the lon gene encoding endopeptidase La, which yields MSQVETEVKKAKKPVRRSRRPSIPTDLPLLPIRDNVYFPQMLAPVLVGREKSLRAAETALEEHKLMFMVAQMEVGVEEPSEGDLYPVGIVAEIIQVLQVPDGTLRVVFRGLERARLIGISQTDPFLRARIEPMHAREPRSATEIEARMRMAVSLFENIVQNERSVPPETIPAVMYIEQPGRLADTIAHFLPLKFQSKQEVLETLDVRERLDALVRILRRELEVIEVQQKIRDRVEEEMGDTQREYFLREQMKAIQQELGERDEKASEVEEYRKKIEQSGMPEEVAERAYKEVDRLEKMPFASPEGSVIRTYLDWLIILPWQVKTEDMVDIAESQRILDEDHYGLEKVKERILEFLSVRKLSGSLKGPILCFVGPPGVGKTSLGRSIARALGRKFVRVSLGGVRDEAEIRGHRRTYIGALPGRIIQGMRQAGSNNPVFMLDEIDKLGYDFRGDPTAALLEALDPEQNDRFSDHYLEAPFDLSDVMFVTTANLLDTIPAPLRDRMEVISFPGYTEAEKLMIAKGFLVPKNLEKHGLTAKLLKFDDDAIMRVIREYTREAGVRNLERELASICRKVARRVAESGPKAVRVKANMVPEFLGAGRFRYGAKEEQDEVGVATGLVYTEFGGDTVSIEVTLVKGHEGKFTLTGQLGDVMKESAQAAITYVRSRAESLGLSLDFYREYDIHLHVPAGAVPKDGPSAGITMATALASALTGRPVRRDVAMTGEITLRGRVLPIGGLKEKSLAAHRAGIYEVIVPFENERDLEEIPEQVKSAMTFHLVKHMDQVLPLALAGGTKRPALKTG from the coding sequence ATGAGCCAAGTTGAGACTGAGGTCAAAAAGGCCAAGAAGCCGGTTCGACGCAGCCGCCGACCCTCGATACCGACCGATCTGCCGCTTCTGCCCATTCGGGACAACGTCTACTTTCCCCAGATGCTGGCGCCGGTGTTGGTCGGAAGAGAAAAGTCGTTGCGCGCGGCCGAAACCGCCTTAGAAGAGCACAAGCTGATGTTTATGGTCGCCCAGATGGAGGTCGGAGTCGAAGAACCGTCCGAAGGCGATCTCTATCCCGTAGGGATCGTTGCCGAGATCATTCAGGTGCTGCAGGTGCCCGACGGCACTTTGCGCGTCGTCTTTCGCGGATTAGAGCGCGCGAGGCTGATCGGCATCTCCCAGACAGATCCCTTTTTAAGAGCGCGCATCGAGCCGATGCACGCTCGCGAGCCGCGCAGCGCGACAGAGATCGAGGCGCGGATGAGAATGGCGGTCTCTCTGTTCGAGAACATCGTGCAGAACGAACGAAGCGTGCCGCCCGAGACGATTCCCGCCGTCATGTATATCGAGCAGCCCGGAAGATTGGCCGATACGATCGCGCACTTTCTACCGCTCAAATTCCAGTCTAAGCAAGAAGTTTTGGAGACTTTGGACGTGCGCGAACGGCTGGACGCCTTAGTTCGAATATTGCGCCGCGAGTTGGAAGTGATCGAGGTTCAGCAGAAGATTCGCGACCGAGTCGAAGAGGAGATGGGCGACACCCAGCGCGAGTACTTCCTTCGCGAGCAGATGAAGGCGATCCAGCAAGAGTTGGGCGAGCGCGACGAAAAGGCGAGCGAGGTTGAGGAGTATCGCAAAAAAATCGAGCAGTCGGGGATGCCAGAGGAAGTCGCCGAGCGAGCGTACAAAGAAGTCGATCGACTGGAGAAGATGCCGTTCGCCTCGCCCGAAGGCTCGGTCATTCGCACCTACCTCGATTGGCTGATCATTTTGCCTTGGCAAGTCAAGACCGAGGACATGGTCGATATCGCCGAGTCGCAGAGGATATTGGACGAAGACCATTACGGATTGGAAAAGGTGAAGGAGCGCATTTTGGAGTTTCTGTCCGTGCGGAAGCTTTCCGGGTCGCTGAAGGGACCGATTCTCTGTTTTGTCGGGCCGCCAGGCGTTGGCAAGACCAGCCTTGGACGATCCATCGCGCGAGCGCTGGGCAGGAAGTTTGTGAGAGTCTCGTTGGGCGGCGTGCGCGACGAGGCGGAGATACGCGGCCATCGGCGCACCTATATCGGAGCCTTGCCGGGCCGAATCATTCAGGGTATGCGCCAGGCCGGATCGAACAACCCCGTGTTCATGCTGGACGAGATCGATAAATTGGGCTACGACTTTCGCGGCGATCCGACAGCGGCGCTGTTGGAGGCCTTGGACCCCGAGCAGAACGACCGGTTCTCCGATCACTACTTAGAGGCGCCGTTCGATCTCTCGGACGTGATGTTCGTAACTACGGCGAACCTATTGGACACCATCCCTGCGCCGTTGCGCGATAGAATGGAGGTTATCTCCTTCCCTGGCTACACCGAGGCTGAGAAGCTGATGATCGCTAAGGGTTTCTTAGTGCCGAAAAATCTGGAGAAGCATGGTTTGACGGCCAAACTGCTCAAGTTCGACGACGACGCGATCATGCGGGTGATCCGAGAATACACTCGTGAGGCGGGCGTCCGAAATCTTGAAAGAGAATTGGCGTCGATCTGTCGCAAAGTGGCACGCCGAGTAGCCGAAAGCGGACCGAAAGCGGTGCGAGTGAAGGCGAATATGGTACCGGAGTTCTTGGGCGCGGGTCGGTTTCGATACGGCGCTAAAGAAGAGCAGGACGAGGTGGGCGTGGCGACCGGACTGGTTTACACCGAGTTTGGCGGCGACACGGTCTCGATCGAGGTTACGCTGGTAAAGGGGCACGAGGGCAAGTTCACCCTGACCGGTCAACTGGGCGACGTGATGAAGGAATCGGCGCAAGCTGCGATCACCTATGTTCGATCGAGAGCGGAATCCTTGGGGCTTAGCCTGGATTTCTACCGCGAGTACGACATTCATCTTCATGTGCCGGCGGGCGCGGTGCCCAAGGATGGCCCTTCGGCAGGCATCACCATGGCGACGGCATTGGCCTCGGCGCTTACCGGGCGGCCCGTTCGGAGAGATGTGGCGATGACGGGCGAGATCACCTTGCGCGGTAGAGTGCTGCCGATTGGCGGGCTGAAAGAGAAGTCGTTGGCGGCACATCGAGCGGGCATCTACGAGGTGATCGTGCCTTTTGAGAACGAGCGCGATTTGGAGGAGATCCCAGAGCAGGTAAAGAGCGCGATGACGTTCCACTTGGTCAAGCACATGGATCAGGTCTTGCCGCTGGCGCTGGCCGGCGGAACGAAGCGACCTGCGCTGAAGACCGGCTGA
- a CDS encoding SBBP repeat-containing protein, producing MQRNQSAILALSITVATLIASAANSQAVLAWAGRETGPGNDFDIVTDMAVDSQGHVYTTGYSAGPNGHDMFTVKYHWNGARLWSHRYNGSANTNDYGRGLAIDSQDNIYVVGSTNEVGQGSIMRIVKYSPQGYALWSNAYNSPDGGDAFYDVKIGPDDKPIATGTGGTGSCITIKYDQNASTEWLDGYNNTGVPSGLDIGLALTIDAAGNCYVVGNTYNGMRGDDMLFLKYNAAGTRQWVRLYNGPYGANSSINLGFYIEDSALDCAVMNVSGTNYLYVAGYATTAVANNVATVGQVILKMDAGNGSNLATVVGNPASGQFDFKRLAVWSSDQRVYAAGSRGCYAFDANLNVVWFNPTASADVATDIDGEPVFLDGATSDARVTKINKFNGQVRWSAAYDGGGSESPVRVALDSLGRVYVGTTSQGAGQDMVVAQFVQAPYAKISFSHPIHDLADVYIGLGNPDNPIFLKKVWDGENHGSGERTVYLPLRDKHWFYQTPSETVVYFGKVTDANGDAEGALTGFSIVSGGATYASGNAPTDVPANSSAMAYIPTRQSKTALVRIDHPNRGDLRVEVGAGDPDSPSYVKLVTQYTGSGLPGMWCQVDLTAASAMLPPSYQNRWWVRVFDGGLGNQGHITVFKTLTNNLMHSAKCLPAAILDNQRTLVSIPGAPGDLNCDGCVDDSDLAIVLGQFGAYGQNLNGDANGDGAVDDVDLAIVLQHFGEGC from the coding sequence ATGCAAAGAAACCAATCGGCGATCCTCGCCTTAAGCATCACCGTCGCGACGCTCATCGCGTCTGCGGCCAACTCGCAAGCCGTCCTCGCCTGGGCCGGAAGAGAAACCGGCCCCGGCAACGACTTTGACATCGTAACCGACATGGCCGTCGACTCGCAAGGCCATGTCTACACGACCGGGTATTCCGCCGGACCTAACGGCCACGACATGTTCACCGTCAAATATCATTGGAACGGCGCCCGACTCTGGTCGCATCGCTACAATGGTTCGGCCAACACCAACGATTACGGCCGCGGCCTCGCTATCGACTCGCAAGACAACATCTACGTGGTCGGCAGCACGAACGAGGTTGGTCAAGGCTCTATCATGCGCATCGTCAAGTACAGCCCTCAAGGCTATGCGCTGTGGTCCAATGCCTACAACTCGCCCGATGGCGGGGATGCGTTCTACGATGTTAAAATCGGCCCAGACGATAAGCCCATCGCGACCGGCACGGGCGGCACAGGCAGCTGCATCACGATCAAGTACGACCAGAACGCCTCGACGGAGTGGCTGGATGGCTACAACAATACCGGCGTGCCCAGCGGCCTTGACATTGGCCTTGCTCTGACCATCGATGCAGCCGGCAACTGCTACGTCGTCGGCAACACTTACAACGGAATGCGCGGCGACGACATGCTCTTCCTTAAGTACAATGCCGCAGGAACCAGACAGTGGGTGCGGCTGTACAACGGGCCGTACGGCGCCAACTCCAGCATCAACCTCGGTTTCTACATCGAAGACAGCGCGCTCGATTGTGCCGTGATGAACGTGAGCGGCACAAACTATCTCTACGTCGCCGGTTATGCGACGACCGCTGTTGCGAACAACGTTGCCACGGTCGGCCAGGTCATCCTCAAGATGGACGCGGGCAACGGCTCGAACCTCGCGACCGTTGTGGGCAACCCGGCCAGCGGCCAGTTCGATTTCAAGCGACTGGCGGTCTGGTCTTCGGATCAGCGCGTCTACGCAGCAGGTTCCCGCGGATGCTATGCGTTCGACGCCAACTTGAACGTCGTCTGGTTCAATCCGACCGCCAGCGCAGATGTGGCGACCGACATCGATGGAGAGCCGGTTTTCCTAGACGGAGCCACTAGCGACGCTCGCGTTACTAAGATCAACAAGTTCAACGGTCAAGTTCGATGGTCGGCGGCCTATGACGGCGGCGGCAGCGAGAGCCCGGTGCGCGTCGCTTTGGACAGCCTCGGACGAGTCTACGTCGGGACAACCTCGCAAGGCGCCGGTCAAGACATGGTCGTCGCCCAGTTCGTCCAAGCGCCCTATGCCAAGATCAGCTTTAGCCACCCGATTCACGACCTCGCCGATGTCTACATCGGCCTGGGCAATCCCGACAATCCGATCTTTTTGAAAAAGGTCTGGGACGGCGAGAATCACGGCTCGGGCGAGCGCACGGTCTACCTGCCGTTGCGCGACAAGCACTGGTTCTACCAAACGCCGAGCGAGACCGTGGTCTACTTTGGCAAAGTAACCGATGCCAACGGCGACGCAGAAGGCGCGCTAACCGGCTTTAGTATCGTCAGCGGCGGCGCGACGTATGCGAGCGGCAATGCGCCGACCGACGTGCCGGCCAACTCCAGCGCGATGGCCTACATCCCCACGCGCCAGAGCAAAACCGCGCTTGTCCGCATCGACCATCCAAATCGAGGCGACCTGAGAGTTGAAGTCGGCGCGGGCGACCCCGATTCGCCGTCTTATGTCAAGTTGGTAACCCAATACACCGGCAGCGGACTGCCGGGCATGTGGTGCCAAGTAGACCTGACGGCGGCCTCCGCAATGCTCCCGCCTAGCTACCAGAATCGTTGGTGGGTGCGCGTGTTCGACGGCGGTCTGGGCAATCAGGGCCACATCACCGTGTTCAAGACCTTGACCAACAATCTGATGCACTCGGCCAAGTGCCTGCCCGCGGCGATCCTCGACAATCAGCGAACCCTGGTCAGCATCCCTGGCGCCCCGGGCGATCTGAACTGCGATGGCTGCGTGGACGACTCGGATCTGGCGATCGTGCTCGGACAGTTTGGCGCTTACGGCCAAAACCTGAACGGCGATGCGAACGGCGACGGTGCGGTCGACGATGTCGATCTGGCTATCGTTCTGCAACATTTCGGAGAAGGTTGCTGA